The region tattatacattTGTCTTTGTACAATTAACATTGTATTTACACAACTGgagttaaatttaaaaacactACATACAAATGTACCCCTCCCAAGATCAGGACATAATTTATTCTGATAATAACAAAGTTTGTTCCCTTGTGAGAGTATGTTTAAAATAGCCCAATCCACAGTCTTCAAGACCAACACTAACAATATattcacaagaaaaaaattacacctTGGTAATGTTGCTTACTATGCATGTTGTAAACAGTAATGGAGAGTGCGCATCACCACATTATGATAATACAGTTCaacctcgattatccagaTTTCTTGATTATCCAGACTTGTTTCTCTGCTCCAAgattttcatgaatattaatttgttatattttgtgtccacTGCAAAACTTTCTTCCTTCAAGTTATGTACAATGCAAACTGAATTTATTGCGCTTCTAAGCACAAATTTGTACACATTTTGCACCTTAACTGATAGAGTGCATTTCACTgagctctgattggctaagatTTGCTCTGTTGCTGTGGGAAATTTCACTCACTCTTCTCTAGTTCTGCAGTTTTGTTCTTagctcattaatattcatattttcgttTATCCAGACTCTTATTTTCCACTCAGCACAGTCCTCACAAGTCTGGATAGTTGAGGTTTGCCTGTATAGATAACAAAGATACAAGATAGCTTTCTCTTTGTAATGCTCATTGAATTTTGGTAAGTGGATGTCCAATTTAGTTAAGTGTCCAATCAAAGATTTTACTGCTGTTGTGAAGCCAGAATTGAGTGGTGGGGATGGGGAGGCGAAGGAAATCAGAATCTCTCACTTTCTATGCCATTCTGCCCCAGCTCCCATACCCTCCCCTAACAAATGTCACTTGTTACAAATTTCTTGATCTAAGATTAAACAACCTGAAGGAtcttacaaaagaaaaaaaaaaacgtatttGTGATTAcccaaaggaaaaattgtGACAGAGTATACTTTTTTCACATATTAGCTGGCAAAACtatgaaatttaataaaaaaccTCAGAAGAACCTTAAATTCCAATCAAACTGATCTATTTTGAGTTTGAACAGAGTTAGTGTTCACTCTGGTTTGAACAACCTCATCGTACGACGGTGGAAGCTCAAATGACAACGTAGAATAAGGAGGTGGGGAACAATCTCCTAGTTGGAAGGAAGTATTGGAGGCATCGGATGTAGGCAAATCCCTAGAGTATTCGGGAAGGGCGATAGTGAAACCTCTTTCGGGTTCAAGATGGCTTTCAGCGACACATCCACCGTTCGCCCATGCAGTTGTGTGATGACTGGACCTTCTTCTTTGTCGAGATCGACTCCAATTTCTTGATCTTCGCCTTCGTCGAAAGAAACTCTGACGACTACTTTCTTGCACCGAACGACAAcacaaaatcaaaagaaatatAGAGCCGGTTATGATAGCCGCGGACAAGAACCCAGCGTTTCTACCTCTTGGAATATTAGCAGAACGATACTTGCATTTTCCTCCTTCGCAATTCTCTCCGCTTGCACAATCTTTCGAGCTTCTACACCATATCGCTTCGGTGCGAACTACTGTGGGT is a window of Acropora palmata chromosome 11, jaAcrPala1.3, whole genome shotgun sequence DNA encoding:
- the LOC141897222 gene encoding uncharacterized protein LOC141897222; this encodes MLTATMRIHSRFSVILFISLILLVKFSSSLCSKDEDCRLFPFQRCCKRDFTCKTERKCVATCIADNDCPAGNQCVHKLCIITTRTTKLPSKESSVPCYSNQDCFNSAQMPRCCRGYCTWEYFCILTLKPTVVRTEAIWCRSSKDCASGENCEGGKCKYRSANIPRGRNAGFLSAAIITGSIFLLILCCRSVQESSRQSFFRRRRRSRNWSRSRQRRRSSHHTTAWANGGCVAESHLEPERGFTIALPEYSRDLPTSDASNTSFQLGDCSPPPYSTLSFELPPSYDEVVQTRVNTNSVQTQNRSV